In [Phormidium] sp. ETS-05, the genomic window GCTACAACCCAGAAGGGCTGGTACATAGCACCGTGCGAGCCATCAAAAAAGCTGTGCCGGAAATCGTCGTGATTACCGATGTGGCCCTGGACCCGTTCACCACCCACGGGCACGATGGTTTGCTGGATGCAAATGGGGTAATTCTCAACGACCCCACCGTGGAAGTGCTGGTGAAGATGGCCCTCTCCCAGGCGGAAGCTGGGGCGGATTTGGTGGCTCCCTCAGATATGATGGATGGGCGAGTGGGGGCGATTCGCAAAGCTCTGGACGATCGCGGCTACATCGATGTGGGGATTCTCGCCTATGCAGCCAAGTACGCCTCTGCCTACTATGGCCCATTTCGGGACGCCCTGGATTCTGCTCCCAAGTTTGGCGATAAAAAGACTTACCAGATGGACCCAGCCAATGCCAGGGAAGCGCTCAAAGAAGTGGCTCTGGATATAGCTGAGGGGGCAGACATCGTGATGGTGAAACCGGCATTAGCATATTTAGATGTAATTTGTCAAGTGCGACAGGCTACTGGTTTGCCAGTGGCTGCTTATAATGTCAGCGGCGAGTACGCCATGATTAAGGCCGCTGGACAGCTAGGCTGGATTGATGAAAAACAAGTGATTTTAGAGACTCTCACCAGTATTAAACGTGCCGGAGCCGACCTGATTCTCACTTACTTTGCCAAAGAAGTAGCTCTGATGTTGCACAAATGACCAACCAATGACTAATGACAACAATATCCCACCAAATCTCGCTCGGATTGTCGAACGGTTTGGGCGAGTTTCTGACCCGAAACAGCGCTATGAACAACTCATCTGGTACGGCAAACGGCTACAGGAATTTCCCGACAAGGATAAGGTGCCGGAAAATAAGGTTCCCGGTTGCGTTTCCCTGGTTTATGTGACGGCGGTACTGAACCAGGGAAAGGTTTGGTTTGCCGGTGATTCTGACTCCTATCTAGTGAAAGGTCTGGTGGGGCTGTTAGTTGAAGGTTTCAACGGGCTGACACCTACAGAAATTTTGGCAGTTGCTCCAGACTTTATCGCGGCTACGGGTTTGAATGTGAGCCTAACGCCTTCTCGCATTAATGGGTTTTACAATATTTTCCAAATGATGAAGGCTAAGGCCAGCCAGTTATTGCCGCCGTCATAACACCGTAGGG contains:
- a CDS encoding SufE family protein; translation: MTNDNNIPPNLARIVERFGRVSDPKQRYEQLIWYGKRLQEFPDKDKVPENKVPGCVSLVYVTAVLNQGKVWFAGDSDSYLVKGLVGLLVEGFNGLTPTEILAVAPDFIAATGLNVSLTPSRINGFYNIFQMMKAKASQLLPPS
- the hemB gene encoding porphobilinogen synthase → MSETNTTEIGEIAPQNPPLPLQRPRRLRGNRALRRMVRETLLTVDDLIYPMFVMEGTAKKVEIPSMPGCYRYSLDLLLKEVAEVFALGINAVALFPVIPESRKDDTGTESYNPEGLVHSTVRAIKKAVPEIVVITDVALDPFTTHGHDGLLDANGVILNDPTVEVLVKMALSQAEAGADLVAPSDMMDGRVGAIRKALDDRGYIDVGILAYAAKYASAYYGPFRDALDSAPKFGDKKTYQMDPANAREALKEVALDIAEGADIVMVKPALAYLDVICQVRQATGLPVAAYNVSGEYAMIKAAGQLGWIDEKQVILETLTSIKRAGADLILTYFAKEVALMLHK